GAGTCGTCGGGAGCCGATTCGCCGGCTACCGGGATGGCTCCCATGCGAGCCATTTCCCGGGCCTGGTCGGGGTTCTGCGGGATCCCCAGGTAATGGGCTCCCCGGTACCAGTGCTGGTGGACTCCCTTTCGATGGGACCCCTTGCAGAGGGCCAGCCCGCCGGTGGTCCGGTCGATGTCCATCAAGGCGACCCAGCAGGTCACGAACGACACCCGAAAATGGTAGCCGTCCTGGTGGGCCGGAGTGACGTAGTCGAAGTGCTGGCCTCGGGTCTTGGCGGGCGAGAGATCCTGGAAGATGATCCGCACGCGGTCGGCGTTCTCGACCCAACTGAAGACCTCGCCGTCAAACAGCGCCCCCAGGAACCTGAAGAGCTCCCGGTCATGGATCATCTCGGTCAGCGAAGGCAGATCGCCGATCCTGCGGCCGACGGGACCGCTGGGAGTCAGCTCAGTGGATTCCGGCATCCTGCCCGACCACTTCAACTCCTGTTGCGGATCGTCGACGGCAAAGCCATGTCGGATGAGCAGTTGCCCAATATCCGAGCGCACCCGCGCGACCTTTCCCGGATCGATCAGTCCCCGAACGAACAGGTACCCCTCGGCCTGCAGTTGTTGGGACAGGACGGCGTGGTCTCTTGTGGAGGTTTCAACCGCTTGGAGAGGAGCTAGGGAGAGATCGGCCATGGGGTTCCCTGTCCTGGGGTTTTCCGGCCTCCGGCGGCTGTCAGAGGATTGAAGTTCAGCGGCACTCACCGATTCAAATGGTCGGGGCGAGAGGATTTGAACCTCCGACCCCCTGGTCCCGAACCAGGTGCTCTACCAGGCTGAGCCACGCCCCGTCATTGAATCAGCGGCAAGCTGCCGGTGAAAGGAATTCCGCCCAGGACTTCAACTCGGAACTCAACTCCAGGGCGGTCTGGTCGAGCTTGAGCGGTGTGATGGAAACGCAGCCGGAGCGGACGGCCACGTAGTCGGAGTCTCCGTCAGCCGGCAGGTCTCGGGGTTCCAGCTCCTGGTCCAGCCAGAAGTATTTCCGGCCCCGAGGGTCCCGGCTCTCCACGATCAGGTTGCCGATGGGGCTGGTGTCCTGGCGAGTCACCCGCACTCCCTGCCATCTTCCGGCGGGAACGTTGACGTTCAGGATGAAACCCCGCGGAAGCGGCTTGTTCAGCAATTGTCCGGCCAGATGGGCCGTGAACTGGGCCGCCTCTTCAAAGTCGAATTCCGCCTGCCTCCCCAATGAGACGGCTGCCGCCTGAATCCCGTGCCTGGCGGCTTCCATAGCGCCCGCTACCGTAC
Above is a genomic segment from Acidobacteriota bacterium containing:
- a CDS encoding phytanoyl-CoA dioxygenase family protein; the protein is MADLSLAPLQAVETSTRDHAVLSQQLQAEGYLFVRGLIDPGKVARVRSDIGQLLIRHGFAVDDPQQELKWSGRMPESTELTPSGPVGRRIGDLPSLTEMIHDRELFRFLGALFDGEVFSWVENADRVRIIFQDLSPAKTRGQHFDYVTPAHQDGYHFRVSFVTCWVALMDIDRTTGGLALCKGSHRKGVHQHWYRGAHYLGIPQNPDQAREMARMGAIPVAGESAPDDSPKTWLRSDYQAGDVLIFHPHMIHCGLPNRSPQLRVSADFRYQRRGDPTVWQSGCRLFECHKFLDESRACLEGMDIEQGVADRAWELMRRHGPSPDMDLPTQARQMVSRVT
- the surE gene encoding 5'/3'-nucleotidase SurE, whose translation is MAAILLTNDDGIHSAGITSLARSLSHLGQVITVAPDRERSASSQALTLWRPIRYEEVGVDRYSVEGTPADCVIIALNHILPSRPDLVISGINRGSNLGHDIAYSGTVAGAMEAARHGIQAAAVSLGRQAEFDFEEAAQFTAHLAGQLLNKPLPRGFILNVNVPAGRWQGVRVTRQDTSPIGNLIVESRDPRGRKYFWLDQELEPRDLPADGDSDYVAVRSGCVSITPLKLDQTALELSSELKSWAEFLSPAACR